One genomic window of Lytechinus variegatus isolate NC3 chromosome 1, Lvar_3.0, whole genome shotgun sequence includes the following:
- the LOC121418152 gene encoding dolichyl-diphosphooligosaccharide--protein glycosyltransferase subunit STT3A-like, translating into MKTGSSYVPQFLGRMSYEKKEILLKLSILVFCMILSFSTRLFSVLRFESVIHEFDPYFNYRTTRFLAEEGFYRFHNWFDDRAWYPLGRIIGGTIYPGLMLTSAIIYHVLNFLHISIDVRNVCVFLAPLFSSLTTLATYHLTKELKDTGAGLVAAAMISIVPGYISRSVAGSYDNEGIAIFCMLLTYALWIKSVKTGSVFWAALCSLAYFYMVSSWGGYVFLINLIPMHTLALMATGRFTHRIYVVYCTVYCLGTILSMQIPFVGFQPVQSSEHMAALGVFGLCQIYCFVEYVRSRLSTQYFNVLIRSAVLVFGAALAAVTAYLSATGKISPWTGRFYSLLDPSYAKNNIPIIASVSEHQPTTWSSFYFDLQMHVFMFPVGMYYCFMKLTDANIFVILYGITSLYFSGVMVRLMLVLAPVMCILSGIGISSVLTTYMKNLDITKQEKKSSKKEYSDNTYPIKNEVATAVILLMTFFLITYTFHCTWVTSEAYSSPSIVLSARAGDGGRIIFDDFREAYYWLRQNTHENSKVMSWWDYGYQITAMANRTILVDNNTWNNTHISRVGQAMASPEDHAYGIMRELDVDYVLVIFGGLIGYSSDDINKFLWMVRIGGSTEEGKHIKESDYYTPHGEFRIDRDGSPTLLNCLMYKMCYYRFGRVYTEAGKPTGYDRVRNTEIGNKDFELDVLEEAYTTEHWLVRIYKVKDLENRGL; encoded by the exons ATGAAGACTGGGTCATCTTACGTGCCCCAGTTTCTGGGAAGAATGTCATATGAGAAGAAGGAGATTCTTTTAAAGCTATCTATCCTCGTCTTCTGTATGATCCTCT CCTTCTCTACACGACTGTTCTCTGTTTTGCGGTTTGAGAGCGTTATTCACGAGTTCGATCCTTACTTCAACTACCGTACCACCCGATTTTTGGCTGAGGAGGGCTTCTACCGGTTCCACAATTGGTTTGATGATCGTGCCTGGTATCCTCTTGGTCGTATCATTGGGGGAACCATATACCCAG GTTTGATGTTGACCTCTGCTATCATCTACCATGTACTCAACTTCTTGCACATCAGTATTGATGTGAGGAATGTGTGTGTATTCCTAGCTCCCCTCTTCTCCTCCCTCACCACTCTGGCCACCTACCACCTCACCAAAGAGCTCAAG GATACCGGTGCTGGTCTAGTAGCAGCAGCCATGATCTCCATTGTTCCTGGTTACATATCCCGTTCTGTGGCTGGATCCTACGATAACGAGGGCATTGCAATCTTCTGTATGCTGCTCACGTATGCACTCTGGATCAAGTCTGTGAAAACCGGATCTGTCTTTTGGGCTGCTCTTTGCTCACTGGCCTACTTTTATATG GTTTCCTCTTGGGGAGGTTACGTTTTCCTCATCAACCTGATCCCAATGCACACCCTAGCCCTGATGGCCACTGGACGCTTCACCCACAGGATCTATGTGGTGTACTGCACGGTCTACTGTCTTGGTACCATCCTCTCCATGCAGATCCCCTTCGTTGGATTCCAACCAGTCCAGTCCTCCGAACACATGGCT GCTCTGGGTGTGTTTGGACTGTGTCAGATCTACTGCTTTGTGGAGTATGTAAGGTCACGTCTGAGCACACAGTACTTCAACGTTCTCATCCGAAGTGCTGTGCTAGTATTCGGTGCCGCCCTAGCAGCCGTAACAGCTTATCTCTCAGCAACAGGCA AGATCTCTCCCTGGACTGGACGTTTCTACTCCCTCCTGGATCCATCTTACGCTAAGAATAACATCCCCATCATTGCCTCCGTCTCTGAACATCAGCCTACCACATGGAGCTCTTTCTACTTTGACTTGCAGATGCATGTATTCATGTTCccag TTGGCATGTATTACTGCTTCATGAAGCTCACCGATGCTAACATCTTTGTTATCCTCTATGGTATCACTAGTCTCTATTTCTCG GGTGTGATGGTACGTCTCATGTTGGTTCTTGCACCTGTCATGTGCATCCTGTCTGGAATCGGTATCTCATCTGTCCTCACCACCTACATGAAAAACCTTGACATCACCAAACAGGAGAAGAAATCTTCAAAGAAAGAGTACAGTGACAATACCTACCCAATTAAGAATGAG GTTGCAACAGCAGTCATTCTCCTAATGACTTTCTTCCTCATCACATACACCTTCCACTGCACCTGGGTCACGTCTGAGGCCTATTCTTCTCCTTCCATTGTCTTGTCGGCAAGGGCCGGAGACGGTGGTAGGATCATCTTTGACGACTTCCGTGAAGCTTACTATTGGCTAAGACAAAACACGCATGAG AATTCCAAGGTAATGTCATGGTGGGATTATGGGTATCAGATAACAGCGATGGCGAATCGGACAATATTAGTGGACAATAATACGTGGAATAATACTCACATATCACGTGTGGGCCAG GCCATGGCATCACCTGAAGACCACGCTTATGGCATTATGAGAGAGCTGGATGTAGACTATGTTCTTGTGATTTTCGGTGGACTTATTGGATACTCTTCAGATG ATATCAACAAATTTTTGTGGATGGTCCGAATTGGTGGCAGTACAGAAGAAGGCAAGCATATAAAAG AATCTGACTATTATACACCTCATGGAGAGTTCCGTATTGATAGAGATGGTTCACCAACTCTGCTCAACTGTCTCATGTATAAGATGTGTTACTATCGCTTTGGTAGAGTCTACACGGAAGCAG GCAAGCCCACCGGATACGACAGGGTGCGCAACACAGAGATTGGAAACAAAGATTTTGAGCTGGATGTACTGGAGGAAGCATATACCACTGAGCACTGGCTTGTCAGAATCTACAAAGTAAAAGATTTAGAGAATAGGGGTTTATAG